From Brienomyrus brachyistius isolate T26 chromosome 18, BBRACH_0.4, whole genome shotgun sequence, one genomic window encodes:
- the LOC125712607 gene encoding protocadherin alpha-2-like isoform X13, which produces MWSGYCTKKLGYAWPSIHFVFLLSLCERTTQIRYPIQEELPIGTIVGNVAKDMGFDKSGLVDRNLRIVTGAKQDLFQVNQRDGALFVNQRIDREDLCGKTSPCLINLKAVIENPLEIHHITVEILDVNDNSPSFPDKNDRLEIPEFTVTGARFQLEEAQDPDIGLNALHSYKLSQNEHFLLETKDLSSKDSKIPILILQKSLDRENIAQMNVTLTAVDGGNPSKSGTLNITVIVLDGNDNAPVCDQQQYTVIAKENAPIGTFLLKINATDSDEGVNGEVEFSFRNKFRSKANELLDLDSETGELTVKGLIDFEESKNFEINVEVSDKGALPLKTQCSVFLKVEDANDNRPEIDITSLSSHIPENAPVGTVVALITVTDLDSGANGQVVCTLPEGMPFDLKHSIEDHFYSLVTKSRLDRESMSKYDITITARDLGTPSLSSVKTVHVELSDVNDNRPVFSQSPYTFYMIENNESGNSIFTVSASDADENENSRITYALENVIPGQSVTSFLNINPDNGNIHALKSFDFETIKTFQFQVVAKDSGTPSLSSNVTVNVFILDQNDNPPVILSPANTNGSAEGVVEIPRNAIAGHFVTKVRAYDPDIGYNGWLSFSLQQVTDPSLFGLERYTGEIRTLRTFTESDIVLHKLVILVKDNGNISLSATATVVINAVETKEAFASSDTKRSVKKEEENNITLYLMISLGSVSALFVFSIISLIVMQCSKPPDYSSKYSRDSNCIDTSGNGTLCHSIQYRSGEKRYMLVGPRMSIGSTIVPGSNGNTLVVHEHSKRYSGENLSLHRLHHKDMI; this is translated from the coding sequence ATGTGGAGCGGATATTGTACGAAAAAACTGGGATATGcatggccatccatccattttgtgtTTCTCCTGTCATTGTGTGAACGGACTACTCAGATTCGATACCCCATCCAAGAAGAACTGCCGATCGGCACCATAGTTGGAAATGTAGCTAAAGACATGGGGTTCGATAAAAGCGGGCTGGTGGATCGGAATCTACGTATCGTGACGGGAGCAAAGCAGGACCTTTTCCAGGTAAATCAAAGAGACGGCGCCCTGTTTGTTAACCAGAGGATAGACAGAGAGGATCTGTGCGGTAAAACGTCTCCATGTTTGATTAATCTGAAAGCTGTGATAGAAAATCCGCTAGAAATACATCATATTACTGTAGAGATTTTAGATGTCAATGATAATTCCCCGAGTTTTCCAGACAAAAACGATCGATTAGAAATTCCGGAATTTACCGTGACAGGAGCACGATTTCAGCTCGAAGAAGCGCAAGACCCAGATATCGGCCTGAATGCTTTGCATTCATATAAGCTGAGTCAGAACGAGCATTTTCTTTTGGAAACAAAGGATTTGAGTAGCAAAGATAGTAAAATCCCCATTTTAATATTGCAGAAGTCACTGGATAGAGAAAATATCGCACAGATGAATGTAACACTGACAGCTGTAGATGGTGGCAACCCATCCAAATCTGGCACTCTAAATATTACTGTGATTGTTTTGGACGGTAACGACAATGCGCCAGTGTGTGACCAACAACAATATACAGTTATAGCAAAAGAAAATGCACCAATCggaacatttttattaaaaattaatGCCACTGACTCAGATGAGGGAGTTAACGGTGAAGTGGAATTCTCATTCAGAAATAAATTCAGAAGCAAAGCTAATGAACTTCTAGATTTAGACTCTGAAACCGGAGAATTAACAGTAAAGGGGTTAATAGATTTTGAGGAAAGTAAAaattttgaaataaatgttgaggTCTCTGATAAAGGAGCATTACCACTAAAAACACAATGCAGCGTATTTCTGAAAGTGGAGGATGCGAACGACAACAGGCCTGAGATAGACATCACCTCCTTGTCAAGTCACATTCCCGAGAACGCGCCTGTAGGTACCGTAGTGGCGCTGATCACAGTAACCGACTTAGATTCAGGTGCGAATGGACAGGTAGTTTGTACGCTGCCCGAAGGTATGCCGTTTGACCTGAAACATTCGATTGAGGACCATTTCTATTCATTAGTTACAAAGAGTCGCTTAGACAGAGAGTCAATGTCCAAGTACGATATAACAATAACAGCGAGGGACCTGGGAACCCCTTCGTTATCCTCCGTTAAGACAGTCCACGTGGAATTATCAGACGTTAATGACAACAGACCGGTCTTCTCACAGAGTCCCTACACCTTCTACATGATAGAAAACAACGAGTCTGGGAACTCTATTTTCACTGTAAGTGCCTCTGATGCAGATGAGAATGAAAATTCACGAATTACGTATGCACTTGAAAACGTAATACCCGGTCAAAGTGTAACATCTTTCTTAAACATTAACCCAGATAACGGGAACATACACGCATTAAAAAGCTTTGACTTCGAAACAATTAAAACCTTCCAGTTCCAAGTGGTAGCAAAAGACTCCGGAACCCCGTCGCTAAGCAGCAACGTCACAGTGAATGTGTTCATCCTGGATCAGAACGACAACCCTCCGGTCATCCTGTCTCCTGCCAATACTAATGGATCTGCTGAGGGTGTGGTGGAGATTCCCCGTAATGCAATCGCGGGTCATTTTGTGACTAAAGTAAGAGCCTATGATCCTGACATAGGATACAATGGCTGGTTGTCATTCTCTCTGCAGCAAGTTACGGACCCCAGTCTCTTTGGTTTGGAGCGCTACACAGGAGAGATCAGGACACTTCGGACATTTACTGAATCAGATATTGTTTTGCATAAATTAGTCATACTAGTAAAAGACAACGGAAACATCTCACTGTCAGCTACAGCAACCGTGGTCATAAACGCAGTGGAGACCAAAGAGGCGTTTGCATCTTCTGATACTAAACGCTCAgtaaagaaggaagaggagAACAACATCACCTTGTATCTGATGATCTCTCTGGGCTCTGTTTCAGCCCTTTTTGTCTTCAGTATAATCAGCCTGATAGTCATGCAGTGCTCTAAACCTCCAGACTATTCCTCCAAGTACTCACGTGACTCCAACTGCATAGACACGAGCGGGAACGGAACTCTGTGTCACAGCATCCAGTACAGATCCGGAGAGAAACGGTACATGTTAGTTGGACCCAGGATGAGTATCGGTTCTACTATTGTCCCTGGAAGCAACGGGAATACGCTTGTTGTCCATGAACACAGTAAGAGATATTCCGGTGAG